The DNA sequence tttactaactcTATTAAGTTTTGGGGTTAAAGGAGCTATTTAATAATAGCCACATGTCGTGAGCTCATGGGTTGGTATACGATGATAAAGCActacatttttttccttttttaaattttattgttattattaaaaaaagaaaaaagttcaaaactattataataatttaaaaaaaaaaattcaaattctaaagACATAGATACTATCCAACATCTTTTACTCTTTCTTTAAATAAAAGTtgagaaaataaatttcaaaatattttcagaTTAATAGTCAcgtagtataatatatttaacgAAAATAGCAAAATTGTAAAGTTTAATTGAAATTCAATCATCTTAAACGGAAGTCCAACTAAATCAGATCTCCCTCTCCAATTAGAGgtcaaatacaaagaaataaCTAGTGCACGATCTCCTAAAGTGCtgagaaaaacaaggaaactgatcttattcttatttaatttcaaacgtctctctccaattttttttcatcttatTCCTTGGCTTTTTGTGTTTACACCTGATCAAAAGTGCCGTAGCTATCTTATTTTACGTTCTTTCCGCAGGCGTTTATGATAACTATGCTATTGATTTAACgattatataattaattagtagCTAATTAGCCTTTATTTACGTGAACACAAGGAGAAGGAGGGTAGTTTACTGCAGGCTTTGCATACGAAGGAGTTAAAGTCCATGCAAGATGGCATGGCCTAGTGTTGATCGTCGTCAATGGCTGATCAATTTTCCTGTAACTCTTTTCATATTCTTTGCCCTAGCAGTTTCTGCTGAGGATATTTTTCTTGACTGGCATGTCACACTTGACACAAGTATCAAACCGGCATCCGTCGACCAACCGGTATGAACAAAATCACAGATTActaaaaacttgattttatttatttattttatcttctttgttttcctgAGATATTCTACACTTGGTAAATTCAGGTTATCGCCATCAACGGGCAGTTTCCGGGGCCGCTAATCAATGGCACAACCAATGATATGTTTCATGTCAATGTGTATAATGAAATGGATGAACCGCTTCTCATAACTTGGTAGGGCCAAATATCTTTGTTTATTTCGTATTTATTGATCAATACTCTCGTCAGGGTTTCTTTGAGAGTGCTTTATTTTACGGGATTCACCTTTTTAAAGATCGGGCTAGAGATTTGAGAGGCCTAGAGCCTAAAGATTAAGGGGTGTAATGGTGCAGGAATGGCATACAACAAAGACTGAACTCTTGGCAGGATGGAGTATCAGGCACAAACTGTCCTATTCTTCCTGGCAACAACTGGACTTATATGTTCCAGTTCAAAGATCAAATTGGCACTTTTTCCTACTTCCCCTCCCTCAGCTTCCAGAAAGCcggaggagcttttggtgcgaTTCGTGTCAATAATCGTCCAGTTATCCAAGTACCATTTCTGAAACCAGAAGCAGAATTTGATCTTCTCATTGGTGACTGGTATGAAAGAAGCTACAAGGTACGTAATTCACAACCGACCAACATGTTATTGATCGACAAATGTGAACTGTGACCAAAATATGTACATTTGTTATGTAACAGGAAGTTAGGTCCTTGATGAGCACCAAGTCCATGGCATACAACAGCACCCCTGATAAAATTTTAATGAATGGAAAAGGTGCATATTTGGTACCTCCTACAGAAGTCCATGAGTCCTTAAATGTTACAAAAGGTACATAGAAAGATGCATATACATTTATCAAGTTTTTCCACAACGTGGTTAACCGCATTTGGACATGTCGTATATTATTCACTGTTCACTTACATTTGTCGATTTTGTGGTTGATATGGCATGACTGatctatatataaatatgattaAATATGCTATTGTATATATGCAGGGAAGACTTACAGAATTAGGATATCGAATGTTGGGACTGCATGGAGCTTCAATTTTAGGATTCAAAATCACAGAATGGTTTTGGTTGAAACAGAAGGATCCTATACAAATCAAATTACATTGGACTCTCTTGATGTTCATGTTGGGCAGTCCTACTCTGTGCTTGTCACAGCTGACCAAACTGTTTCGGACTATTACATGGTGGCAAGTCCTAAAATGTTCAATGCCACAGATGTGAACAAATTTGGCATTGGTGTACTGCACTATGATAACTCTACCACACCTGCCAGTGGGTCTCTTCCAACTGGTCCTGATCCTTTCGATCGAGAATTCTCCATCAATCAAGCTAAGTCCATTAGGTAATCTTCGAGACTTCTCCATctattaccaattaattttgGGTTAGATGTTTTGAACCGGTCGTCTTGTCTTGTGATTAATGCATTATATCGCCATTTTATGATTGAACTTTTTTGCCTTGTGAAGGTGGAACTTGACCACAGGGGCTGCAAGGCCTAATCCACAAGGATCCTTCAATGTTCATAACGTTACACTGTCACAAACATTCATCCTTCATGCATCCATAGCAGAGATTTTCGGTTTACCTCAGTTTACCGTCAATAATGTGTCTTACTTGGCCCCAGACACACCACTAAAGTTGGCAGATCAGTTTCTCAATGGGTCGGGAATTTACGATCTTGATAAATTTTCTACCAACTCTTCGAATGTTGAATCCGTACGTGGAGTTTTTGTTGCCACGGGGACACATAAAGGGTGGATAGAACTTGTTTTCCAGAATGATTTGGAGGATATGGATTCTTGGCACTTGGATGGATTTGGATTCTTTGTTGTTGGGTAAGTACAAGTCTAACATACTTAGGGCAACGTTTCTTGTCATGCAAGTACTTGTGCGAGTGATTAAACCCAACAACATAATATATCACTCACATTTCATACTAATATTGTATCTTGAAATTTATTTCTCAGCTTTGGAACTGGAAAATGGAAGCCTGAGTCGCGCTCTAGTTACAACCTCTATGATCCGGTCGTGCGATCTACTGTGCAAGTGTACCCGTTCGGATGGAGTGCAGTTTATGCATACCTTGATAACCCAGGAATGTGGAATTTGAGGTCACAACACTTGAAAAATTGGTATTTGGGGGAAGAGCTTTATGTGAGAGTGTATGATGCCGATCCAAACCCTGCCAAGGAAAGGCCTCCTCCATCTAACCTCCTTCTATGTGGTCAGTAGTAGTGTTGTTAATTGTATCCCATCTCCTTAATTAATTTCTCGGTCttattattaagttgataatcCTCTTCTTAAATAATATGCTacatttatttactttattttattttcatttttgcaGGAGCGTTTGCTCCTTTTGCCCCAGGTGCTCCACTTGCTCCTTCTCCGCCTGCAGCTCCGCCACCGAAGCCATCTAAGGCACCATCTTTGCAAACAGCAGCAGGGTAATTAACCACTCCTgattataattgttttagtttgaaaatttttaatccaATAATTTGAAGCTAACctatctttctttcttgtttgcATGTCTGTAGGTTTCACATTGCTTTGATCTGCATTGTTGCAACATTCTTTCATATTTCACGAGGATTATCAATTTTTTGGTAGGGGTAGCAAAATGGCCTTAGAAGTTAAAAGAAACtaaattgtttttattagaATATTCATTGGACAAAGTCCTACATTATTATAGTATATTTTTTGGATATTCGATTTATTATAATTGGCTTAAATTTAATATGTAGTCTTTAGCAAAGAAAAGTTTCACACATTCTGGTCTATCCATGTTGTAATAGAATTATATGGCTAAATTACTTCATATTATTCACAAGATTAAGAATATATACACAACTTTTGTTTCACAAGAAAACataaaagacacaaaatatATCCTTCCTAATAAAGGATTCCTAAAATATTTACATGATCTTTACATCCTTGATTAAGACTCAcgttaacactccccctcaagttggtgcatagatatcacacatgcccaacttgatgAGTGAGTCATCAAACTTTCTACTACATATGACATGAGTAAGAATATCTGCCAACTGCTCTTCAGAGTTCACGAATGGTATTGACACAATCTTCTTCTCAAGTTTCTCTTTAATAAAATGCATGTCAACCTCCACATGTTTTGTCATATCATGTTGCACTGGATTGTCTACCATATCCCTTGCAGACTTGTTATCACAATATAGTTTCATAGTCTCCTTCGGTTTGAACTTAAGTCCCCAAAGAAGCTTCTGTAACCACAGAATCTCACATATCCCTTGTGCCATACTTCGGTACTCAGCCTTAGCAGACACCCGCGATACCACTTTCTATTTATTACTACGCCATGTGACTAAATTCCCTCCAACAAAAGTGAAATAGCTGGATGTAGAACGCCTGTCGGTTACATCACCTGCCTAATCTGCATCGGTAAATCCTTCAATTCTTAGATGTCCTTGTCTTCCATACAAAATCCCTTTACCGGGTGTAAACTTCAAATATGCTAAAATACACATGATAGCCGCCATGTGATCTACACTTGGTGAGTGTATAAATTGACTCACAACACTTACCGCACAAGCAATATCAGGACGAGTATAAGCCAAATAAATCAGTCTCCCAACAAGTCTTTGATATCGCCCTTTATCAACCGGTTTCTGATCCAGATACACCCCCAAATGATGCTTTTCCACAATAGGAGTATCCATAAGCTTACACACTAGCATACCCGTTTCCTTTAACAAATCCAAAATATATTTACGCTGAGATAAGAAAATACCTTTAGTTGAATGAGCAACTTCAACCCCAAGGAAATACTTCAAATCACCCAAGTTCTTCATCTCAAATTATGCCGCAAGCTTCTCTTGCAATTTCACTGGAATCATCTCCACTGATaatcatgtcatctacatagataaTTAGAGCAGTTACTTTATTTAGTCTCCACTTCATAAATAACGTGTGATCGGAATGGCTATGATGATATCCATTCCTCTACATGACTTGAGTGAACCTATCAAACCATGCATGAGGTGACTGTTTGAGCCCATACAATGATTTCTGCAATCTACATACTCTTATTTTTCCACCGGCATCATACCTAGAAGGAAAATTCATGTATCCAGATTTCCattaaggaaagcatttttcacatcaaactggTTTAGTGGACAGTCCATATTTGCAGCTAAAGAAATAAGAACACGTACCGTATTCATTTTTGGCTACAGGAGCAAACGTTTCTTGATAATCCGCGCCATACATCTGATTATATCCTTTCGCCACCAATCTTGCTTTGTATTCATCAATCAATCTGTAGCTTTGTATTTAATTGTGAACACCCAACGACATCCAACATGCTTCTTCCTATTGGGCAACTTCATTACCTCCTAGGTCTTATTTTTTCTATAATGCTAACATCTCTTTATCCATCGCTTTCACCCACTTTGGATCTTTCAAGGCTTCCCCCACTTAGGTAGGGATTTCAATGGACTCCATATTATTCACCAAGGTTTGACATTCAGGTGCAAGATTCATGCATGATACGTAGTTAGCTATTAGATACTTCACTTTCCCTTCCAGAGAAAACCTGTTAGGAGACACACCTCGATTTTGTCTTGGTGGCAACTTATACGTACTTACAACATTATTTGGATTAGTTGCATAATCATCTACATTACTTACCTCGGGTATATTCAAGGAAGATGTATTAGACGACACTGTGGAGCTAGAGAGAGGGCAATACATTGCTAGGCTTGGTAGCAGATTTAGTTGCAGCAAACTATTTAGGACTGCTCTTGGCATGAATTTGCTTAACCAAACTACCACCGTCAACAGTTTCTTGCTATTGCTGGGCATCATTGCTTTCGGCAGCAGTTTGTCGAAACTTCCCTATTCTATTCTCAGCAGAAACCTGCTGGAACTTCTTTATATTGCTCTCAACAGCAGCTCCATTTACTACCCTTGCATCCGCGGCTCCCCTTATATCCAACCAACAAAGATCACCCATAGTATCACTAGGGATGGCAATTTAATCCATTAAACCTGATACCCACAGGTAATCGACCCGAACAGTTCGGTTTTGGATAGCAAATTTCGAGTTTTTTAtagttatgggtaaccgttgggtaaattatttggttatggttatacgGGTATCCAATCCAAACCCATACCCGAACTCACCCCGTTTTcactatttaataaaaaatataaatatttattatatatatgtttttataaaagaatGAAATCCATGTGCAGTGTGCAGACTTCAAACTTTAATACTCCATGGGAGACCACAAAAGTCTTGAGTGTGCAGTGCACACTTCAAAAGCCTTTTGAGTTCTAGAAAACATACACCTCTTGGCTCTTGAACGTGCAGATTGTGCAGTGTgcaaacttcaaacttcaagtcttcaagcATTTGAGTTCTCTCATAAATTGTGCAGCAGTGCAGATTGCGAAAGATGAGCAAGCCAGGAGATTGGAAATATAGGTCGTGCAACCATCTCAACTTTCTCCTGGCCTGCTCATCTTCATAATGGGAAAACCATTACCCAATGGGGAATCCGATATCCGACGGGTTTGGTTACGGAAAATACCCGTTCGAATTTTTTTCGATTTCGGGGGAAAACAAACAGGTTCAGTTATGGGGATGTCACATCCGAACCCAATCCGCCCCATTGCCATCCCTAAGTATCGCTCTCCCCTTGGTGATCTGAAGTCAAGTGGAGTGAAGCATAAAAATTTCGGATTCTAAAAATGTAACATCCATAGTCACATACATATGGCAGGTGTCAGGATGATAACACTTATACCCTTTATGATGAGTGGAAAAACCAACAAATACACACCTAAGTGCACACAGATCAAGTTTACTTTGATGAATCTTTTGAATATGAACATACGCTACACACCCAAACACTCAAAGAGTGAGAGTATTCGTGGACACTACCAGAGCATGTTGGGTGAGTACTTGAAAAGGTGTTTGAAAACCAACAACTCGGGATGGCATACGGTTGATTACATAAACAGCATAAGTGACTGCTTCAGGCCAAAAACGCTTAGGAATGGAAGCACCAATGAACAAGGCACAAGCAGTTTCAAGAATATGGCGATTTTTCCTTTTtgccaccccattttgttgtggagtgtaAGGACACATTGTTTTATGAATAGTTCCTTGATTACGAAGAAATTCGGATACctcaaaattaatattttcacCTCCATTATCAGAGCAAAGAACTTTAATAACAGAGGAATATTGGGTCTGAATCATCTGAGAAAAAGATTGAACCACCATACTAACATCACTCTTATTTTTCAACACATACAACCAGGTCATACGAATGCAATCATTAACGAACATAACAAACCATTTAATTCCAGAAGAAATACTAACAGGGGACGGTACCCAAACATCAGAATGCACGAGATCAAATGGAAACAATCTTTTATTCATAATGGAGGAAACAAAGCACAATGGCTTT is a window from the Pyrus communis chromosome 16, drPyrComm1.1, whole genome shotgun sequence genome containing:
- the LOC137719753 gene encoding monocopper oxidase-like protein SKU5 — its product is MAWPSVDRRQWLINFPVTLFIFFALAVSAEDIFLDWHVTLDTSIKPASVDQPVIAINGQFPGPLINGTTNDMFHVNVYNEMDEPLLITWNGIQQRLNSWQDGVSGTNCPILPGNNWTYMFQFKDQIGTFSYFPSLSFQKAGGAFGAIRVNNRPVIQVPFLKPEAEFDLLIGDWYERSYKEVRSLMSTKSMAYNSTPDKILMNGKGAYLVPPTEVHESLNVTKGKTYRIRISNVGTAWSFNFRIQNHRMVLVETEGSYTNQITLDSLDVHVGQSYSVLVTADQTVSDYYMVASPKMFNATDVNKFGIGVLHYDNSTTPASGSLPTGPDPFDREFSINQAKSIRWNLTTGAARPNPQGSFNVHNVTLSQTFILHASIAEIFGLPQFTVNNVSYLAPDTPLKLADQFLNGSGIYDLDKFSTNSSNVESVRGVFVATGTHKGWIELVFQNDLEDMDSWHLDGFGFFVVGFGTGKWKPESRSSYNLYDPVVRSTVQVYPFGWSAVYAYLDNPGMWNLRSQHLKNWYLGEELYVRVYDADPNPAKERPPPSNLLLCGAFAPFAPGAPLAPSPPAAPPPKPSKAPSLQTAAG